From Desulfobacterales bacterium, the proteins below share one genomic window:
- a CDS encoding TetR/AcrR family transcriptional regulator: MASSLEKAKQNPDSMKARILMAARKIFGEYGFHGTTTRMIAKAVDIDISTLYYHWGEKGDLYEAVIRDINEGMRKKLVEVEKIIRGRPLAERIEIAIDEMSEYLFEHPEISNLTLFRYFTKTRHGSQLDFQVPEFISDIAYSMGLAKDRKNVSLDAKMKVLSIMNAIHNFVSGENFFRPMLEVDREKYIREAKETLKFFNLSAFV; this comes from the coding sequence ATGGCATCGTCACTTGAGAAGGCAAAACAGAATCCGGATTCCATGAAAGCCCGGATTTTAATGGCGGCCCGAAAAATATTCGGTGAATACGGATTCCACGGCACCACCACCCGCATGATTGCTAAAGCGGTGGATATCGATATTTCAACCCTTTACTATCACTGGGGGGAAAAGGGGGATTTATATGAGGCGGTGATCCGGGATATTAATGAGGGGATGCGTAAAAAACTGGTGGAGGTAGAGAAAATCATCCGGGGCCGGCCGCTTGCCGAACGCATTGAAATCGCCATTGACGAGATGTCGGAATATTTGTTTGAGCACCCCGAAATTTCCAATTTAACACTGTTCCGGTATTTCACCAAGACCCGGCACGGCAGCCAGCTGGATTTTCAGGTGCCGGAATTTATATCAGATATTGCATACTCCATGGGGCTGGCCAAGGACCGGAAAAATGTGTCGCTCGATGCCAAGATGAAGGTGCTCTCCATCATGAACGCCATCCACAACTTTGTTTCCGGAGAGAATTTTTTTCGGCCCATGCTGGAGGTTGACCGCGAAAAATACATTCGCGAGGCCAAAGAAACATTGAAATTTTTTAATTTATCCGCCTTTGTTTGA
- a CDS encoding MerR family transcriptional regulator, whose product MEQRDKAKTFSISELADELDISTRAIRFYEEKGLILPKRTRGNHRIYRRRDRARLKLILRGKRLGYSLDEIAEMIGMAEFDMDEIDQLKKSLAYGDKKLKEIDERMEELQILKQDLLAARQKIIDRLAEIG is encoded by the coding sequence ATGGAACAAAGGGATAAGGCAAAAACCTTTTCGATCTCTGAGCTTGCGGATGAACTGGATATAAGCACCCGGGCGATCCGGTTTTATGAGGAAAAGGGACTGATCCTGCCGAAACGCACCCGGGGCAACCACCGGATCTACCGAAGACGGGACCGGGCGCGGTTAAAGCTTATCCTTCGGGGCAAACGGCTGGGCTATTCCCTGGATGAAATCGCTGAAATGATCGGGATGGCTGAATTCGATATGGATGAAATCGACCAGCTGAAAAAAAGTCTGGCTTACGGGGATAAAAAACTCAAGGAAATCGATGAGCGGATGGAGGAATTGCAGATTCTAAAGCAGGATCTCCTGGCAGCCAGGCAGAAAATTATCGACCGGCTGGCGGAAATCGGATAG
- the mtaB gene encoding tRNA (N(6)-L-threonylcarbamoyladenosine(37)-C(2))-methylthiotransferase MtaB — translation MNNNVIAKYRAITLGCRVNQYESESIAADLDRNGWISAEKESDADLLIINTCTVTAKAAMQSRQAVRHAIREFPHAAVLVTGCYVQADPRVFAELPGVHHIIGNSDKHRIHEIISETPKSPSGQPNIVCRPIRRLRKFQTSALPNVSARARPYLKIQDGCDDFCTYCIVPYTRGPSRSLPMDTVVQKLTQLKSHGAKEVVLTGIHLGRYGLDLSPPSGLLELLRRIEAIDAIDRVRLSSIEPRELSAEIIQMAAQSPRICRHFHIPLQSGDKTILQKMKRPYDPDFFKDLVWRIHSQMPDAAIGVDVLAGFPGEDADAFVNTYNLLKSLPISYLHVFPFSPRPETPASRYPDPVDPKVIKQRCARLRQLSGDKKAAFYQSQLGRDMDVIIEGEPDPVSGRFKGVSANYLNVFTYAPKNCKNTGVKCRLTGPVFSNGIIGELID, via the coding sequence TTGAATAACAATGTGATCGCAAAATATCGGGCAATCACCCTGGGCTGCCGGGTCAATCAGTATGAATCCGAATCCATTGCAGCTGACCTGGACCGAAACGGATGGATCAGCGCTGAAAAAGAAAGTGATGCGGATCTTTTGATCATCAATACCTGCACGGTGACGGCAAAGGCCGCCATGCAGTCCAGGCAGGCGGTGCGCCATGCGATACGAGAATTTCCGCATGCAGCCGTGCTTGTAACCGGCTGCTACGTACAGGCTGACCCCCGGGTGTTTGCCGAGCTGCCGGGTGTGCATCATATCATCGGCAATTCGGATAAGCACCGCATCCACGAAATCATTTCCGAGACGCCGAAAAGCCCGTCCGGTCAGCCGAACATTGTCTGCCGGCCGATTCGCAGACTTCGGAAATTTCAGACATCCGCCCTGCCGAATGTGAGCGCCCGGGCCCGGCCGTACCTAAAAATCCAGGACGGATGCGATGATTTCTGCACTTACTGTATTGTCCCGTATACCCGTGGTCCGAGCCGCAGCCTGCCGATGGATACGGTTGTCCAAAAACTCACTCAACTCAAGTCCCATGGTGCCAAGGAGGTTGTGCTGACCGGCATTCACCTGGGCCGCTACGGGCTTGATCTCTCTCCGCCATCCGGTCTTTTGGAACTGCTCCGGCGGATCGAGGCCATAGATGCGATTGATCGGGTGCGGTTAAGTTCCATTGAACCCAGGGAGCTCTCCGCTGAAATCATTCAAATGGCTGCCCAGAGCCCCCGGATATGCCGGCATTTCCATATTCCTTTGCAAAGCGGAGATAAGACCATTCTTCAGAAAATGAAACGCCCCTATGACCCGGATTTTTTTAAGGACCTGGTATGGCGAATTCATAGCCAGATGCCGGACGCGGCCATCGGCGTGGACGTATTGGCAGGATTTCCGGGGGAGGATGCGGACGCATTCGTAAATACTTATAATCTATTGAAATCCCTCCCCATCAGCTACCTCCACGTTTTCCCGTTTTCACCGCGGCCCGAAACCCCGGCCAGCCGATATCCAGACCCGGTTGATCCAAAAGTTATCAAACAGCGGTGCGCCCGGCTCAGGCAGCTAAGCGGGGATAAAAAAGCGGCCTTCTATCAATCACAGCTCGGCCGCGATATGGATGTCATCATCGAGGGCGAGCCGGATCCGGTTTCCGGCAGATTTAAGGGGGTGAGCGCCAACTATCTTAATGTATTTACATATGCGCCCAAAAATTGTAAAAACACAGGGGTTAAATGCCGCCTGACCGGTCCGGTATTTTCAAACGGTATTATCGGGGAGTTGATTGATTAA